The genomic DNA CAGGATATCCCGCAAGGTGTAGAAATTGCCCAGTGATTTACTCATTTTCCTGCCCTCCACGATGAGGTGTTCACTGTGCAGCCACAGGTTCACAAAGGGTGTATCGAACATGCAGCGGCTCTGGGCAATCTCATTCTCATGGTGGGGGAAAATATTGTCCACCCCCCCGCAATGGATGTCGAAGTGCTCACCCAGAAAGTGGGTGGACATGACACTGCATTCGATATGCCATCCCGGGCGGCCAGCGCCCCACGGCGAAGGCCAGGCGTTATCGCCGTCGGTGGGTTTGCGAGCCTTCCATAGGGCGAAATCCCGGGCCTCCTCCTTTTCGTAATTGTCCTCCGCCACCCGCTCACCAGATAGGAGCTGCCGGGAGTCCAGGCGGGCCAGGCAGCCGTACTCGGGGAAGGAAGACACATCGAAAAACACCGAACCCTCGTCGGTCTGGTAGGCATGACGCTTTTCGAGCAGGGTCTCAATCCCCGCCACCATCTGGGGAATGAACTCAGTGGCCCGGGGTAGATGATCAGGTGTAAGGATATTGAGCGTCCTAAGGTCCTCTAGAAAAAGCTGGGTATAATGTCCGGTGATTGCCGAGAGGGGTTTACCTTCGGTGTGCGCGCGTTCGATCGTCTTATCATCCACATCGGTGATATTCATGACGTGGGTCACCTTATAGCCCTTGTAGAGCAGGTAGCGCCTGAGGAGGTCTTCGAACATGAAGGTACGCAAGTTCCCGATGTGGGCCGTGTCGTAGACGGTGGGGCCGCAGGTATACAAGCGCACCTCCCCGGTGTGGATAGGTTTGAAAGTCTCCAATCGCCGGGTAAGAGTATTGGTGAATCGAAGGGCCATTTATTCCGACCTGGAATCGGACAGCGCTAACCTGATAATTGAGTCGATCAGTTTATCGAAACTTATGCCCGCTGCCCTGGCGGCCATGGGTACGAGGCTATGCGAAGTCATGCCTGGAAGGGTATTCAGTTCCAGGCAGAAAAATCTACCCTCGGGATTAAACCGGAAGTCAGCCCGGGCATAGTGGCGGCAGCCAAGATCTTCATACAGTCTTCGTGCTTCCTCCTGGATGGCAACGGTGACGTCCAGAGGTAGGTCAGCAGGCACGAAGTAAGCACTCATGCCATCGGTGTACTTGCATTCGTAATCGTAGGAGCGATGCCTGGGGACGATTTCCACGATGGGCAGCGGCCGTTGATCCAGTATTGCAACGGTGAGCTCCCGACCTGGAACGTAGCTTTCCACCAACACTTGAGAGCCAAACTCCCGGGCCAGCAGCAAGGCCTCTTCCAGGTCGATCCGGGTTTCCACTATCGAGAGGCCTACCGTGCTGCCTTCGTGGTTGGGCTTGACCACGACCGGGTAGGGATGCTCTTCCAGAAACGTCCTGAGTTCAGGGTGAGTGCTATTATAGGAGGATGCGGGGCCATCAGCCAGCATCAGGCTTACCCAGGGGGTGGTCGGGATACCAATGGCCACCATCCGCTGTTTGCTGGCATGTTTGTCCATAGCCAGGCGGGAGGCCCGGGGGCGAGAGCCGGTATAGGCGATACCGGCTTTATCGAGAGCAGTCTGAACAGTGCCGTCCTCTCCATCGCCACCATGCAGGGCGTTAAATACCAGATCATAGCCCCGGAGGGCTGCAACCATATCGCCGAGATTCCCTTCGTAGACTACCGGAGCGGCCTCATAGCCCAGTCGGTGGAGTGCTTCCATTACGCGCCGGCCGGTCTCCAGGGAAATCTCGCGCTCCGAGTTGATCCCTCCCAGGAGAACAGCGACGGTCAAATGGCTGGAGGCAGGGGGCATATCAGCTGCAATATTCGCGCAAGCCGGCAATGGTGTCAAGCACCATGGCCGGTGGGGTGGGTAGCTGTCTATCGGTGACCCGACCGCGACCCGTGAGCACCAGCGCAAAGCCGACACCCGCCGCCTGGGCAGCTCCATAGTCGCTCATCGAATCGCCAATCATGAGACTTGATCCTGGTTCAATTCCACAATCAGTCATGGCCTGCTGTAGTAGGCTTGCTCCAGGTTTCCGGCACTGGCAACCCTCATCAGGGTGGTGCGGGCAGATGTAAAAGGGAAGTGTGACGCCCCACTCCCGGCAAAAGCGCTCATGCAGGGCCTGCACAGCCTCCAGGGGCCAATACCCATGGGCGATCCCGCTCTGATTGGTTACTACAGCCAGGTGATAGCCCGCCGCCGCTAAATCCTGGAGAGTGGGACCGGCAAAGGGATAGGAAGGCAGCGTCAACAGGTCGCGGTGGTAGCGTCGATTCTCGTAGGTAAGGGTGCCGTCCCGATCAAACAGCAGCAGCCGAAATCGCCTCATCGATTGGCACCTGCCCTGGGCTCCACCCGCTGAGCACGTACCTCCCGAAAGTGAAGATGGGACCGAAAATAGAGTATAGCTCCTATGATAGTGTAGGGGATGTAGCCGACTAAATGGAGCACCACTGCCGTAGCCTGCGCTTGAGATAGGTCGACTGAGAGGATATTCACAAAAGCCAGCACCACGGCGGCGTGGAAGGTACCCACATATCCCGGGGCGGCAGGCACCATTATCACCAGCGTCGTTGTCACCAGCACCAGATAAGAGTCGGCCAAGGATAATCCCAGACCCATTGCCCGCTGGGCCAGGTGGATATAGATGAGGTACAGTAACCAGATACCGAGAGAGGTTAAGATAAGGGTGGGGTAGTGTCCCCCCTGCCGCAAGCTGGTAAAGCCGAGGTGAAGATTGTCCAGGATAGTCTTCACCCGGCCCCTGACGAAGGGGATGCCATTTTTGCGCCGCGCCAGCCAAATGGTGACCACAGCCGTTATCAGACACAGCACTATTACCCAGAGCATCGGCTGTCGCAATGGCTCAGGCACAGCACTTACAAAAGGCAGAATAATCAGAACCATCAGGACACTTAAGAAATCCACGACCCGCTCCACAATGACGGTCCCGAAAACCTGGGTCATAGGTGCAGGAGCCTGCCGGGCCACGAAATATGTGCGCAACAACTCCCCCAGACGAAAGGGGAAAGCGTTGTTGCCGAAATAGCCGACAACGGTGGCTTCGGTGGTGAGGC from Candidatus Neomarinimicrobiota bacterium includes the following:
- a CDS encoding lysylphosphatidylglycerol synthase transmembrane domain-containing protein, coding for MVQFIIGLVISVLALWLAFKGVDWRAFWEALIQGSVLGVVFAAVVLLSAIPLRGIRWCIFMKPVKEVPVRLTTEATVVGYFGNNAFPFRLGELLRTYFVARQAPAPMTQVFGTVIVERVVDFLSVLMVLIILPFVSAVPEPLRQPMLWVIVLCLITAVVTIWLARRKNGIPFVRGRVKTILDNLHLGFTSLRQGGHYPTLILTSLGIWLLYLIYIHLAQRAMGLGLSLADSYLVLVTTTLVIMVPAAPGYVGTFHAAVVLAFVNILSVDLSQAQATAVVLHLVGYIPYTIIGAILYFRSHLHFREVRAQRVEPRAGANR
- a CDS encoding D-alanine--D-alanine ligase, with the translated sequence MPPASSHLTVAVLLGGINSEREISLETGRRVMEALHRLGYEAAPVVYEGNLGDMVAALRGYDLVFNALHGGDGEDGTVQTALDKAGIAYTGSRPRASRLAMDKHASKQRMVAIGIPTTPWVSLMLADGPASSYNSTHPELRTFLEEHPYPVVVKPNHEGSTVGLSIVETRIDLEEALLLAREFGSQVLVESYVPGRELTVAILDQRPLPIVEIVPRHRSYDYECKYTDGMSAYFVPADLPLDVTVAIQEEARRLYEDLGCRHYARADFRFNPEGRFFCLELNTLPGMTSHSLVPMAARAAGISFDKLIDSIIRLALSDSRSE
- the cysS gene encoding cysteine--tRNA ligase, which produces MALRFTNTLTRRLETFKPIHTGEVRLYTCGPTVYDTAHIGNLRTFMFEDLLRRYLLYKGYKVTHVMNITDVDDKTIERAHTEGKPLSAITGHYTQLFLEDLRTLNILTPDHLPRATEFIPQMVAGIETLLEKRHAYQTDEGSVFFDVSSFPEYGCLARLDSRQLLSGERVAEDNYEKEEARDFALWKARKPTDGDNAWPSPWGAGRPGWHIECSVMSTHFLGEHFDIHCGGVDNIFPHHENEIAQSRCMFDTPFVNLWLHSEHLIVEGRKMSKSLGNFYTLRDILDKQFSAEAVRYTLLATHYRQKLNFTFPRVRESQKAINRLRELARRLEEVPSSQTGAQLVPPDAAVEAALDHDLNIAGALGAIFGWAKELFNRMDENDLSRQAARRSLEALRRYDDILGVIYFNLELEPDEEIKALIKERDRARKARDWARADAIRNELRTRGIILEDTPSGTIWKKGQNP
- a CDS encoding D-glycero-alpha-D-manno-heptose-1,7-bisphosphate 7-phosphatase, which encodes MRRFRLLLFDRDGTLTYENRRYHRDLLTLPSYPFAGPTLQDLAAAGYHLAVVTNQSGIAHGYWPLEAVQALHERFCREWGVTLPFYICPHHPDEGCQCRKPGASLLQQAMTDCGIEPGSSLMIGDSMSDYGAAQAAGVGFALVLTGRGRVTDRQLPTPPAMVLDTIAGLREYCS